Proteins encoded by one window of Streptomyces uncialis:
- a CDS encoding metallophosphoesterase — protein MGTAPVMDVMGLPAEPRPGPGTPDGPVGHAVGSTPPIGPEPVSETPIGSTRVSSAPVGSMSPPRDSVPPYDEGQEPEGYTPTQRDLPVIKRGDTLQAPVAPAPAAAAREPEGLGPLFVVGDVHGYLDELIAALHAKGLIDADGNWSAGNARLWFLGDFTDRGPDGIGVIDLVMRLSAEAAAAGGYCKALMGNHELLLIGARRFGDTPVNSGAGTATFQAAWLLNGGQKADMDRLQDHHLQWMSRLDAMEHEDDHLLVHSDTTAYLDYGDSIEAVNDTVRETLTRNDADECWDLFRKFTKRFAFRDESGPRAARELLSVYGGSRIVHGHSPIPYLLGEVGSEDGDDSQGPVVDGPHVYADGLAIAMDGGVTMAGKLLVQQLPLHD, from the coding sequence ATGGGCACGGCACCGGTCATGGACGTGATGGGCCTTCCCGCCGAGCCGCGCCCCGGGCCGGGGACGCCCGACGGGCCGGTCGGCCACGCGGTCGGCTCGACGCCGCCCATCGGCCCGGAACCCGTCAGCGAGACGCCGATCGGCTCGACGCGCGTCAGCTCGGCGCCCGTCGGTTCCATGTCGCCGCCGCGGGACAGCGTGCCGCCCTACGACGAGGGCCAGGAGCCGGAGGGCTACACCCCGACCCAGCGCGACCTCCCGGTGATCAAGCGCGGGGACACCCTCCAGGCGCCGGTGGCCCCCGCCCCGGCCGCCGCCGCCCGGGAGCCGGAAGGGCTCGGTCCGCTCTTCGTCGTGGGGGACGTGCACGGCTATCTGGACGAGCTGATCGCCGCGCTGCACGCCAAGGGCCTGATCGACGCCGACGGCAACTGGTCGGCCGGCAACGCCCGCCTCTGGTTCCTCGGTGACTTCACCGACCGGGGCCCCGACGGGATCGGCGTGATCGACCTGGTGATGCGGCTGTCCGCCGAGGCCGCCGCCGCCGGGGGCTACTGCAAGGCCCTGATGGGCAACCACGAGCTGCTGCTGATCGGCGCCCGCCGCTTCGGGGACACCCCGGTCAACTCCGGCGCGGGCACCGCCACCTTCCAGGCGGCCTGGCTGCTCAACGGCGGCCAGAAGGCCGACATGGACCGGCTCCAGGACCACCACCTCCAGTGGATGTCCCGGCTCGACGCGATGGAGCACGAGGACGACCACCTCCTCGTCCACTCCGACACCACCGCGTACCTCGACTACGGCGACTCCATCGAAGCCGTCAACGACACGGTCCGCGAGACCCTGACGCGCAACGACGCCGACGAATGCTGGGACCTCTTCCGGAAGTTCACCAAACGCTTCGCCTTCCGCGACGAATCGGGCCCCCGGGCCGCCCGGGAACTCCTCTCCGTCTACGGCGGTTCCCGTATCGTCCACGGTCACAGCCCCATCCCGTATCTGCTGGGCGAGGTCGGCTCCGAGGACGGGGACGACAGCCAGGGGCCGGTCGTGGACGGCCCGCACGTCTACGCCGACGGACTCGCGATCGCGATGGACGGCGGAGTGACCATGGCCGGAAAGCTGCTGGTCCAGCAACTCCCCCTGCACGACTGA
- a CDS encoding SsgA family sporulation/cell division regulator, which yields MRESVQAEVMMSFLVSEELAFRIPVELGYEAADPYAVQLTFHLPGDAPVSWTFGRELLVDGVAGPCGDGDVHIAPDDPELLSDVLITLQVGTEQAVFRAGVAPLIAFLDRTDKLVPLGQERSMAGFDSLLDQALDRILAEEQSAG from the coding sequence ATGCGCGAGTCGGTACAGGCAGAGGTCATGATGAGCTTTCTCGTGTCCGAGGAGCTCGCGTTCCGCATTCCCGTGGAGCTCGGCTACGAGGCCGCTGATCCGTATGCCGTGCAGCTCACTTTCCATCTTCCCGGTGACGCTCCCGTGAGTTGGACGTTCGGACGGGAACTGCTGGTCGACGGGGTGGCGGGACCCTGCGGGGACGGGGATGTGCATATCGCGCCGGATGATCCGGAGTTGCTGAGCGATGTCCTCATCACCCTTCAGGTCGGCACGGAGCAGGCCGTGTTCCGGGCCGGGGTCGCTCCCCTGATCGCCTTCCTGGACCGTACGGACAAGCTCGTTCCGCTGGGTCAGGAGCGGTCGATGGCCGGATTCGACTCCCTGTTGGACCAGGCGCTGGACCGGATTCTGGCGGAGGAACAGAGCGCGGGCTGA
- a CDS encoding DUF5326 family protein, whose translation MREIFAGMPWWVKWVVVPVVALFVFGGLIVGVLSVLVGLLFKALALVAAVAGLIYVVRKFTASTSARSGW comes from the coding sequence GTGCGGGAGATCTTCGCGGGCATGCCGTGGTGGGTGAAATGGGTCGTGGTGCCGGTCGTCGCGCTGTTCGTGTTCGGCGGACTGATCGTCGGGGTGCTCTCGGTCCTCGTCGGCCTGCTCTTCAAGGCGCTGGCGCTGGTCGCGGCCGTGGCCGGGCTGATCTACGTCGTGCGGAAGTTCACGGCGTCGACATCCGCACGGAGCGGTTGGTAG
- a CDS encoding phage holin family protein, translating into MMNFLVKTIANAGALAVAIWLLDKITLTGDSTGARALTLIVVALIFGLVNILVKPVVQILTFPLFILTLGLITLIVNALMLLLTSWVADLLDVGFHVEGFWTAVLGALIISIVSWALNVVLPDDKS; encoded by the coding sequence ATGATGAATTTTCTGGTCAAGACGATCGCCAACGCGGGGGCCCTGGCCGTCGCGATCTGGCTGCTGGACAAGATCACCCTCACCGGCGACAGCACGGGCGCCAGGGCGCTCACGCTGATCGTCGTCGCGCTGATCTTCGGCCTGGTGAACATCCTCGTCAAGCCTGTGGTGCAGATCCTGACCTTCCCCCTGTTCATTCTCACCCTCGGGCTGATCACACTGATCGTGAACGCCCTGATGCTGCTGCTCACCTCCTGGGTCGCCGACCTGCTGGACGTCGGCTTCCATGTCGAGGGCTTCTGGACCGCCGTGCTCGGTGCGCTGATCATCTCCATCGTGTCCTGGGCGCTGAACGTCGTCCTGCCCGACGACAAGAGCTGA
- a CDS encoding IclR family transcriptional regulator gives MAPVDPAPTLIGSVQRALRLLEAAAGHPGGAPAKQLAREAEVALPTAYHLLRTLAHEGYVRRDRGVYLLAEAAERLGGAAVQQNRRGMINDALAYCRDTLGAPVYLAVYREGEIEIVAVADTPAHPAVEEWADFRETGHAHAIGQCLLSQLGEKARRDHLDRHPIQYVTPYSVRSEDAFLRRLAAVDRMQPVLEHQEYALGTVCAAIPLMAGNTAMAIGFSLPTHQEERLLPTLARLEREVGKLLGTLGFSISI, from the coding sequence TTGGCCCCGGTTGATCCAGCTCCGACCCTGATCGGCTCCGTCCAGCGTGCCCTGCGATTGCTGGAGGCGGCGGCCGGGCATCCGGGCGGCGCGCCCGCCAAGCAACTGGCGCGCGAGGCCGAGGTCGCGCTCCCCACCGCGTACCACCTGCTGCGCACGCTCGCCCATGAGGGCTATGTCCGCCGGGACCGCGGGGTCTATCTGCTGGCGGAGGCGGCCGAGAGGCTGGGCGGTGCGGCGGTTCAGCAGAATCGTCGCGGCATGATCAACGACGCGCTCGCGTACTGCCGTGACACCCTCGGCGCGCCCGTGTACCTCGCGGTGTACCGCGAAGGGGAGATCGAGATCGTCGCGGTGGCCGACACCCCCGCGCATCCCGCGGTCGAGGAGTGGGCCGACTTCCGGGAGACGGGGCACGCCCACGCGATCGGCCAATGCCTGCTGTCACAGCTCGGGGAGAAGGCGCGCCGCGATCATCTGGACCGGCATCCGATCCAGTACGTGACGCCGTACTCGGTGCGCAGCGAGGACGCCTTTCTGCGACGGCTGGCCGCGGTCGACCGGATGCAACCGGTTCTGGAGCATCAGGAGTACGCGCTAGGCACGGTGTGCGCGGCGATTCCGCTCATGGCCGGGAACACCGCGATGGCCATCGGATTCTCGCTGCCGACGCATCAAGAGGAACGATTGCTTCCGACGCTGGCACGATTGGAGCGGGAGGTCGGAAAGCTACTAGGGACACTCGGTTTCTCTATCAGCATCTGA
- a CDS encoding YibE/F family protein — MTTTPQPPVPPPGPPRTPFPGAAHGSPPYAPEHGHPPGAGPGGHGPGDQGPAGYGGPGGGRSGPGHGSPQHSAPEHGGPGHGGTGAGHGGHGHGGHGHGGHGHSHSHGPAAPVSARLRRIIAAVLIPFAAAVVVGLAVLWPGGTPGHERTGVGFDRQTQQATVTKVDRVDCKSVNVGAVPPTGDTSTAEGSSAQQRATGDCGKATVEVTTGPDKGRTFTEIVQPDATRKLTSGQQVIVAYAPDAPQDLQYSVTDVNRRLPMALLAGLFALAVVAVGRLRGLMALIALAVSFLVLTFFILPAILQGSNPLVVAVVGASAIMLIALYMCHGLTARTSVAVLGTLVSLLLIGLLGSLFIGWAALSGDTDDNTGLIHGLYPSIDMSGLLLAGVIIGSLGVLDDVTVTQTSAVWELRQADPTMSRRALYLAGIRIGRDHIASVVNTLVLAYAGAALPLLLLFSIAQSGVGTVANSELVAEEIVRTLVGSIGLVASVPVTTALAALVVSADREPPTPLPARTVPSPTGRGRRRKK; from the coding sequence GTGACCACGACGCCGCAGCCCCCCGTCCCGCCCCCCGGTCCGCCCCGGACGCCGTTCCCCGGAGCGGCACATGGGTCACCCCCGTACGCCCCGGAACACGGGCATCCGCCGGGCGCCGGACCCGGCGGACACGGACCGGGCGACCAGGGGCCCGCCGGGTACGGAGGCCCGGGCGGCGGCCGGTCCGGTCCCGGGCACGGCTCCCCGCAGCACAGCGCACCGGAGCACGGCGGACCCGGGCACGGCGGGACGGGGGCCGGGCACGGGGGGCACGGTCACGGTGGTCATGGGCACGGCGGGCACGGTCACTCCCACTCGCACGGTCCGGCGGCTCCCGTGTCCGCGCGGCTGCGCCGGATCATCGCGGCGGTGCTCATCCCCTTCGCGGCGGCCGTGGTGGTGGGTCTCGCGGTGCTGTGGCCCGGGGGGACGCCCGGACATGAGCGCACGGGTGTGGGTTTCGACCGGCAGACCCAACAGGCGACCGTCACCAAGGTCGACCGGGTCGACTGCAAGTCGGTGAACGTGGGCGCGGTCCCGCCGACCGGTGACACCTCGACGGCCGAGGGCAGTTCGGCGCAGCAGCGGGCGACCGGCGACTGCGGCAAGGCGACGGTCGAGGTGACCACGGGCCCCGACAAGGGCCGGACGTTCACGGAGATCGTGCAGCCGGACGCGACCCGGAAGCTGACCTCGGGGCAGCAGGTGATCGTCGCGTACGCCCCCGACGCGCCCCAGGACCTCCAGTACTCGGTGACCGATGTGAACCGGCGGCTGCCGATGGCCCTGCTCGCCGGGCTGTTCGCGCTCGCGGTGGTCGCGGTCGGCCGGCTGCGCGGACTGATGGCGCTGATCGCGCTCGCCGTGAGCTTCCTCGTGCTGACGTTCTTCATCCTGCCCGCGATCCTCCAGGGCTCGAACCCGCTGGTGGTGGCGGTGGTCGGGGCCAGCGCGATCATGCTCATCGCGCTCTATATGTGCCATGGCCTGACCGCCCGGACCTCGGTGGCCGTTCTCGGCACCCTGGTGTCGCTGCTGCTGATCGGGCTGCTGGGGTCGCTGTTCATCGGATGGGCCGCGCTCTCGGGCGACACCGACGACAACACGGGGCTCATCCACGGCCTGTATCCGTCGATCGACATGAGCGGGCTGCTGCTGGCGGGGGTGATCATCGGGTCGCTCGGTGTCCTCGACGATGTCACGGTCACCCAGACCTCGGCGGTGTGGGAGCTGCGTCAGGCCGATCCGACGATGAGCCGCCGGGCGCTGTACCTCGCGGGCATCCGGATCGGCCGGGATCACATCGCGTCGGTCGTCAACACGCTCGTCCTGGCGTACGCGGGCGCCGCGCTGCCGCTGCTGCTGCTGTTCTCGATCGCGCAGAGCGGGGTCGGTACCGTCGCCAACAGCGAGTTGGTGGCCGAGGAGATCGTACGGACGCTGGTCGGCTCCATCGGGCTGGTCGCGTCGGTCCCGGTGACGACGGCCCTGGCGGCGCTGGTCGTCTCCGCGGACCGGGAGCCTCCGACGCCCCTTCCCGCACGGACCGTTCCGTCCCCCACGGGGCGCGGCCGCCGCCGCAAGAAGTGA
- a CDS encoding LacI family DNA-binding transcriptional regulator, whose protein sequence is MTAAGKHQVSRADTPRRGGRPGRAGIRDVAAAAGVSITTVSDALNGKGRLPDATRRHVREVADRLGYRPSAAARTLRTGKSGLIGLTVTTYGDEPFTFTEFAYFAEMARAATSAALARGYALVILPATSRRSPVDVWSNVALDGTVVIDPSDKDPVVTELVRQGLPVVSDGRPAGSLPVTAWVDNDHEAAVLGILDHLAAAGARRIGLLTGTTTDTYTHLSTTAYLRWCERVGQDPVYEAYPAHDPCAGAVAADRLLARPDRPDAVYGLFDPNGTDLLAAARRYGLRVPDDLLLVCCSESTVYATTEPPITTLSLKPRRIGTAVVQLLIDAIEGVQSDQPVEQVIPTELIVRTSSERRHPRTTVSPPRSPRSG, encoded by the coding sequence ATGACAGCAGCAGGGAAGCACCAGGTGAGCCGGGCGGACACCCCCCGCCGAGGCGGTCGGCCAGGCCGAGCGGGTATCAGAGATGTTGCCGCCGCCGCCGGTGTCTCCATCACGACGGTCTCCGACGCCCTCAACGGCAAGGGCCGGTTACCGGACGCCACCCGACGACATGTCCGCGAGGTGGCGGACCGGCTGGGCTACCGGCCCTCCGCCGCCGCCCGCACCCTGCGTACCGGGAAGTCCGGCCTCATCGGACTCACCGTGACGACCTACGGGGACGAACCCTTCACCTTCACGGAGTTCGCGTACTTCGCGGAGATGGCCAGAGCCGCCACCTCCGCCGCGCTCGCCCGTGGATACGCCCTGGTCATCCTGCCCGCGACCTCCCGCCGCAGCCCCGTGGACGTCTGGTCGAACGTCGCCCTCGACGGCACCGTGGTGATCGACCCCTCGGACAAGGACCCCGTCGTCACCGAACTGGTCCGCCAGGGCCTGCCCGTCGTCTCGGACGGCCGCCCGGCCGGTTCGCTGCCGGTCACCGCGTGGGTGGACAACGACCACGAGGCCGCCGTCCTCGGCATCCTCGACCATCTCGCGGCGGCCGGCGCCCGCCGGATCGGACTGCTCACCGGCACCACGACCGATACGTACACCCATCTGTCGACAACGGCGTATCTGCGCTGGTGCGAACGGGTGGGCCAGGACCCGGTGTACGAGGCGTACCCCGCGCACGACCCCTGCGCGGGAGCCGTCGCCGCCGACCGGCTGCTCGCGAGGCCCGACCGGCCCGACGCCGTCTACGGTCTCTTCGACCCGAACGGCACCGACCTGCTGGCCGCCGCCCGCCGCTACGGACTGCGGGTCCCGGACGATCTGCTCCTCGTCTGCTGCTCCGAGTCGACCGTCTACGCCACCACCGAGCCGCCCATCACCACCCTGTCCCTCAAACCGCGCCGGATCGGCACCGCCGTCGTGCAACTGCTGATCGACGCCATCGAGGGGGTGCAGTCGGACCAGCCGGTCGAGCAGGTGATACCGACCGAACTGATCGTGCGCACCTCCTCCGAACGGCGCCATCCGCGGACGACCGTCAGCCCGCCCCGGTCGCCCCGGAGCGGCTAG
- a CDS encoding cystathionine gamma-lyase yields MAADGTGRTPARDAAGGTGQVPAGDGTRAVRAGLPDPVKHEPALPGPVFAAHFHLPGDATGPYRYGRDENPTWTLLERAISELEAPFGVAGQPGPDAATAGESADGGPAETLVFASGMAAISATLFSQLRAGDTVVLPADGYQVLPLVREQLTAYGIEVRTAPTAGDAQLDVLDGARLLWIETPSNPGLDVCDLRRMIDTAHAQGTLVAVDNTLATPLGQRPLELGADFSVASATKQLTGHGDVLLGYVSCRDSATATAVRRWRKIIGAIPGPMEAWLAHRSLATLQLRADRQCTTALTVAEALRTRPEVSGLRYPGLPDDPAHPVAARQMRRFGCVVSFTLPSREHAERFLGALTLVDDATSFGGVRSTAERRRRWGGDPVPEGFIRLSVGIEDPDDLVRDILRALDHLAD; encoded by the coding sequence ATGGCAGCGGACGGTACGGGACGGACTCCGGCCCGGGACGCGGCGGGCGGTACGGGACAGGTCCCGGCCGGGGACGGCACACGCGCGGTACGGGCCGGGCTGCCGGACCCCGTGAAGCATGAGCCCGCGCTCCCCGGGCCCGTGTTCGCCGCGCACTTCCATCTGCCGGGCGACGCGACGGGCCCGTACCGCTACGGACGGGACGAGAACCCCACCTGGACCCTGCTGGAGCGGGCCATCAGCGAGCTGGAGGCCCCCTTCGGGGTGGCCGGCCAACCCGGCCCGGACGCCGCGACCGCGGGGGAGAGCGCGGACGGCGGGCCCGCCGAGACGCTGGTGTTCGCCTCGGGCATGGCCGCGATCTCGGCGACCCTCTTCTCCCAGCTGCGCGCGGGGGACACCGTGGTCCTGCCCGCCGACGGCTACCAGGTCCTGCCGCTCGTCCGGGAACAGCTCACCGCGTACGGCATCGAGGTGCGGACCGCGCCGACCGCCGGGGACGCCCAGCTCGATGTCCTCGACGGGGCACGGCTGCTCTGGATCGAGACGCCGTCGAACCCCGGGCTCGACGTCTGCGATCTGCGCCGGATGATCGACACCGCGCACGCCCAGGGCACCCTGGTCGCCGTCGACAACACCCTGGCGACCCCACTGGGCCAGCGCCCGCTGGAGCTCGGCGCGGACTTCTCCGTGGCCAGCGCCACCAAGCAGCTGACCGGGCACGGCGATGTCCTGCTCGGCTATGTCTCGTGCCGTGACAGCGCGACCGCCACCGCCGTACGCCGCTGGCGCAAGATCATCGGTGCGATCCCCGGCCCCATGGAGGCCTGGCTGGCGCACCGTTCGCTGGCCACGCTCCAGCTCCGCGCGGACCGGCAGTGCACGACCGCGCTCACGGTCGCCGAAGCGCTGCGGACCCGGCCCGAGGTGTCCGGGCTGCGCTATCCGGGCCTGCCCGACGATCCCGCGCACCCCGTCGCCGCCCGTCAGATGCGGCGCTTCGGCTGTGTGGTGTCCTTCACCCTGCCGTCCCGTGAGCACGCCGAGCGCTTTCTCGGCGCGCTGACCCTGGTCGACGACGCCACCAGTTTCGGCGGGGTCCGCTCCACCGCGGAACGCCGTCGCCGCTGGGGCGGGGACCCCGTTCCGGAGGGTTTCATCCGGCTCTCCGTCGGCATCGAGGACCCCGATGACCTGGTACGGGACATCCTGCGCGCCCTGGACCACCTGGCCGACTGA
- a CDS encoding LysR family transcriptional regulator, producing the protein MDLALLRTFVTVHRAGSFTRAAALLGLSQPAVTSQIRTLERQLGRPLFLRQARGVTPTSIGDELAHKAAPHLDALAEIAETGLDGEYTPRTLHLVGPPEFIAERALPSLATMTGQDGRSFALRASFGTAEDSLEGLAAGHHDLAISTARPRGSLLTATALCDEEHVLIAAPRWAARLGPGRLRRKGVQALAHLPVVEVHESLPFVTRYWATVFDAVPAASGTVVVPDLRAVLSCARAGAGLAVVPRYLTAPALARGEVVALLEPAVPPLRTYFLVVRTGTLSMPHIARAHEWLLRAGTGWD; encoded by the coding sequence ATGGACCTGGCTCTGCTGCGCACCTTCGTGACCGTGCACCGGGCGGGTTCCTTCACCCGGGCCGCCGCCCTGCTCGGACTCTCGCAGCCCGCCGTCACCTCACAGATCCGGACGCTGGAACGCCAGCTCGGCCGACCCCTGTTCCTGCGCCAGGCGCGCGGTGTCACCCCCACGTCCATCGGTGACGAACTGGCCCACAAGGCCGCCCCCCATCTCGACGCCCTGGCCGAGATCGCCGAGACAGGGCTGGACGGGGAGTACACACCCCGGACCCTCCATCTCGTGGGCCCGCCCGAGTTCATCGCCGAGCGCGCACTCCCCTCGCTGGCCACCATGACCGGACAGGACGGCCGGAGCTTCGCGCTACGCGCCTCCTTCGGCACCGCCGAGGACTCCCTGGAGGGTCTCGCCGCCGGGCACCACGATCTGGCCATCTCGACAGCCCGGCCGCGCGGCAGCCTGCTCACCGCGACGGCGCTGTGCGACGAGGAGCATGTACTGATCGCGGCTCCCCGCTGGGCCGCCCGGCTCGGCCCCGGCCGGCTGCGCCGCAAGGGCGTCCAGGCCTTGGCGCACCTGCCCGTGGTCGAGGTCCATGAGTCCCTGCCCTTCGTGACCCGCTACTGGGCCACCGTCTTCGACGCGGTCCCAGCCGCCTCGGGCACGGTGGTGGTCCCCGATCTGCGGGCCGTTCTGTCCTGCGCCCGGGCGGGGGCCGGCCTCGCGGTCGTACCCCGTTATCTCACCGCCCCGGCGCTGGCCCGTGGAGAGGTGGTCGCCCTGCTGGAACCTGCGGTACCGCCCCTGCGCACCTACTTCCTGGTGGTGCGCACGGGGACCCTGTCCATGCCGCATATCGCCCGGGCCCATGAGTGGCTGCTGCGAGCCGGAACAGGCTGGGACTGA
- a CDS encoding cupin domain-containing protein — protein sequence MKAFRLEELEIERATNDGAYLQFLRERNMSVGLYALDAGAADPQQPHGQDEVYFVVSGRASITVGMETTLVARGSVVYVPAGVPHKFHHITEDLRVMVVFSPPEG from the coding sequence ATGAAGGCATTCCGGCTGGAAGAGCTGGAGATCGAGCGGGCCACGAACGACGGGGCGTATCTCCAGTTCCTGCGCGAGCGGAACATGTCGGTCGGCCTCTACGCGCTGGACGCGGGTGCGGCCGATCCGCAGCAGCCGCACGGCCAGGACGAGGTGTACTTCGTGGTGAGCGGACGGGCGTCGATCACCGTGGGGATGGAGACGACCCTGGTGGCCCGGGGCAGCGTGGTCTACGTACCGGCGGGGGTCCCGCACAAGTTCCACCACATCACCGAGGACCTGCGGGTGATGGTGGTCTTCTCCCCACCGGAAGGCTGA
- the thiC gene encoding phosphomethylpyrimidine synthase ThiC, with product MTIKDVRTPAVNAERETDGARVPTDEPGPTAQTDAPSTAGRSTEAEQFAGPERSAGNGPTTGTGTGPDTETTGPADADGRGDGTEPDSAGPDSAGPDSAGPDGTGPTIGWHKGYVEGSRPDLRVPVRRVHLTNGKAVTLYDTSGPYTDPHADTDVRRGLAPLRENWIIARGDTEEYAGRPVRPEDDGIKHTSPRGGLRNLDAVFPGRPRQPRRGRDGQPVTQLAYARRGEITPEMEFVAVRENVEPEVVRAEIAAGRAVLPANVNHPEIEPMIIGKRFLVKVNANIGNSAVTSSIEEEVDKMTWATHWGADTVMDLSTGRNIHTTREWVLRNSPVPIGTVPLYQALEKVDGKAEELNWEIYKDTVIEQAEQGVDYMTVHAGVRLPYVPLTARRKTGIVSRGGSIMAAWCLAHHQESFLYENFEELCEILAAYDVTYSLGDGLRPGSIADANDDAQFAELRTLGELNRIAKRFHVQTMIEGPGHVPMHKIKENIDLQQEICEEAPFYTLGPLTTDIAPAYDHITSGIGAAMIAWWGTAMLCYVTPKEHLGLPNRDDVKTGVITYKIAAHAADLAKGHPGAQEWDDALSDARFEFRWEDQFNLALDPDTARAFHDETLPAEPAKTAHFCSMCGPKFCSMKISHSITERFGGAGEDGASLDEVTEGMLQKSKEFAAGGNRVYLPMAD from the coding sequence ATGACCATCAAGGACGTACGCACGCCTGCCGTGAACGCGGAACGCGAGACGGACGGCGCGCGGGTCCCCACCGACGAACCCGGGCCGACGGCACAGACCGACGCCCCCTCGACGGCCGGGCGGTCCACGGAAGCCGAGCAGTTCGCCGGACCCGAGCGGTCCGCCGGGAACGGCCCCACCACGGGTACCGGTACCGGTCCGGACACGGAGACCACCGGTCCTGCCGACGCCGACGGCCGGGGTGACGGCACCGAGCCGGACAGCGCCGGTCCGGACAGCGCCGGTCCGGACAGCGCCGGGCCGGACGGCACCGGGCCGACCATCGGCTGGCACAAGGGGTACGTCGAGGGTTCCCGCCCCGATCTGCGCGTACCGGTCCGGCGGGTCCACCTCACCAACGGCAAGGCCGTCACGCTGTACGACACCTCCGGCCCGTACACCGATCCGCACGCCGACACCGATGTCCGCCGGGGGCTGGCGCCGCTGCGCGAGAACTGGATCATCGCCCGCGGTGACACCGAGGAGTACGCGGGACGGCCGGTGCGGCCCGAGGACGACGGGATCAAGCACACCTCGCCGCGCGGCGGACTCCGCAATCTGGACGCGGTGTTCCCGGGGCGGCCCCGCCAGCCGCGCAGGGGCCGGGACGGGCAGCCCGTCACCCAGCTCGCGTACGCGCGCCGCGGTGAGATCACCCCGGAGATGGAGTTCGTGGCGGTCCGGGAGAACGTCGAACCCGAGGTCGTCCGCGCGGAGATCGCCGCCGGGCGGGCCGTGCTGCCCGCCAACGTCAACCACCCCGAGATCGAGCCGATGATCATCGGCAAGCGGTTCCTCGTGAAGGTCAACGCCAACATCGGGAACTCCGCGGTGACCTCCTCCATCGAGGAGGAGGTGGACAAGATGACCTGGGCGACCCACTGGGGCGCCGACACCGTCATGGACCTCTCCACCGGCCGCAACATCCACACCACCCGTGAATGGGTGCTCCGCAACTCCCCCGTGCCGATCGGAACGGTGCCGCTCTACCAGGCGTTGGAGAAGGTGGACGGCAAGGCCGAGGAACTGAACTGGGAGATCTACAAGGACACGGTCATCGAGCAGGCCGAGCAGGGTGTGGACTACATGACCGTCCACGCGGGGGTCCGGCTCCCTTACGTCCCGCTCACGGCCCGCCGCAAGACCGGGATCGTCTCGCGCGGTGGCTCCATCATGGCGGCGTGGTGCCTGGCCCACCATCAGGAGTCCTTCCTGTACGAGAACTTCGAGGAGCTGTGCGAGATCCTCGCCGCGTACGACGTCACGTACTCGCTGGGGGACGGGCTGCGCCCCGGCTCCATCGCGGACGCCAACGACGACGCGCAGTTCGCGGAGTTGCGCACCCTCGGGGAACTCAACCGGATCGCGAAGCGTTTTCACGTACAGACCATGATCGAGGGCCCCGGTCATGTCCCGATGCACAAGATCAAGGAGAACATCGACCTCCAGCAGGAGATCTGCGAGGAGGCGCCGTTCTACACCCTCGGCCCCCTGACCACCGATATCGCCCCCGCCTACGACCACATCACCTCGGGCATCGGCGCCGCCATGATCGCCTGGTGGGGCACGGCGATGCTCTGCTACGTCACGCCCAAGGAGCATCTGGGCCTGCCCAACCGGGACGACGTCAAGACCGGTGTCATCACCTACAAGATCGCCGCGCATGCCGCCGACCTCGCCAAGGGCCACCCGGGTGCGCAGGAGTGGGACGACGCGCTGTCGGACGCCCGCTTCGAGTTCCGCTGGGAGGACCAGTTCAATCTGGCGCTCGACCCCGACACCGCACGTGCCTTCCATGACGAGACGCTGCCCGCGGAGCCCGCGAAGACCGCGCACTTCTGTTCCATGTGCGGCCCGAAGTTCTGCTCCATGAAGATCAGCCACAGCATCACGGAACGGTTCGGCGGCGCGGGTGAGGACGGGGCCTCGTTGGACGAGGTCACCGAGGGCATGCTCCAGAAGTCCAAGGAGTTCGCCGCCGGCGGGAACCGGGTGTATCTGCCGATGGCCGACTGA